One region of Halohasta litchfieldiae genomic DNA includes:
- a CDS encoding ABC transporter substrate-binding protein, with product MVDDIKRNLNRRNLIKTSGVAGITAFAGCISTSDDGGDGGDGGDGGDGGDSGEGAYSIGMVDSLTGSLSAFGERNQRGKDLALGRVNELGINDQELDIIVEDSGSENQGGISAAQKLVNQDSVPFLIGAVGSGVSVAIYESVVQETDVVQLSQNSTGLGLTDFPGLLRMSPTGRAQSLALANIIADDGYDSVAVTYVNNEFGQSLTDAFVDAWDGEVAYNSAHDQEQSSYSSVMSEMNNSGADAWLFITYQAEFTTMVNEAFSSGYEAQFYGADSAQGSGVLEGTPEGSMEGMKITLPSAPIEQENYQEFATAFEEEYGEEPTSWSAYAYDCVINAALAIQAADDFSGSALQETVREVSRPSGEQVSTYEDAHAILAEGGSASDVDYQGVSGPIDFDENGDPVGFLQIVTVEDHEYVDAGFIEG from the coding sequence ATGGTAGATGATATCAAACGGAACCTAAATCGGCGAAATCTCATCAAAACCTCTGGTGTGGCTGGCATCACGGCGTTTGCAGGCTGTATCAGCACATCAGACGATGGCGGCGACGGCGGCGACGGTGGAGATGGTGGCGACGGCGGCGACAGTGGCGAGGGGGCCTACTCCATCGGGATGGTCGACTCACTGACTGGCTCGCTGTCGGCGTTCGGTGAGCGCAATCAGCGCGGCAAAGACCTCGCCCTTGGGCGTGTGAACGAACTGGGAATCAACGACCAAGAGCTCGATATTATTGTCGAGGACTCGGGCAGCGAAAATCAGGGCGGCATCTCCGCAGCCCAGAAGCTCGTCAACCAAGACTCCGTGCCGTTTCTCATCGGCGCAGTTGGCTCCGGTGTCTCGGTTGCGATCTACGAAAGCGTGGTCCAAGAGACCGATGTCGTCCAACTGAGTCAGAACTCGACTGGATTGGGCCTCACTGATTTCCCGGGACTGCTCCGGATGTCGCCAACTGGGCGAGCACAGTCACTCGCGTTGGCCAACATTATCGCGGACGATGGCTACGACAGCGTGGCGGTCACCTACGTCAACAACGAGTTCGGACAGAGCCTGACCGACGCGTTTGTCGACGCGTGGGACGGCGAGGTCGCCTACAACAGCGCCCACGATCAAGAACAGTCCTCCTATTCAAGCGTGATGTCGGAGATGAACAACTCGGGAGCGGATGCGTGGCTGTTTATCACCTACCAGGCGGAGTTCACCACGATGGTCAACGAAGCCTTTTCGAGCGGCTACGAAGCCCAGTTCTACGGTGCCGACTCCGCCCAGGGCAGCGGTGTGCTCGAAGGAACGCCGGAAGGGAGCATGGAGGGGATGAAGATCACGCTACCCTCGGCCCCAATCGAGCAGGAGAACTACCAAGAATTCGCAACAGCGTTCGAAGAGGAGTACGGCGAGGAGCCGACCTCCTGGTCGGCCTACGCCTACGACTGCGTGATCAACGCCGCACTGGCGATCCAGGCGGCCGACGATTTCAGTGGGTCGGCACTCCAAGAGACGGTTCGAGAGGTGTCACGACCGTCGGGCGAGCAGGTGTCGACCTACGAAGACGCCCACGCGATCCTTGCCGAGGGTGGTAGCGCCTCGGATGTCGACTACCAGGGCGTCAGTGGCCCCATCGACTTCGACGAGAACGGCGATCCGGTTGGCTTCCTCCAGATCGTGACCGTCGAAGACCACGAATACGTCGACGCTGGCTTCATCGAGGGGTAG
- a CDS encoding proline dehydrogenase family protein, whose protein sequence is MIPPIANNFVAGEDPSTAIEHVTSCNSDGVDGILNLLGEHYSKRPPADADTQAYIDLIAALAAADVGGCVSVKPSQIGLDVGVDVFEENLASIVEAGQQHDRFVWIDMEDHTTTDVTLDAFETHAIGTDGDVGLCVQANLKRTREDIERLAELPGKIRFVKGAYDEPAEIAHKSKEAVNTAYKELLEFAFREFDDGIAVGSHDPAMIDHAAELHAEYGTDYEVQMLMGVREAAQRELAADGVPTYQYIPYGDKWMSYFYRRLRERKENALFAFRAIVGK, encoded by the coding sequence ATGATCCCACCGATTGCCAACAATTTCGTTGCCGGAGAGGATCCGTCGACGGCCATCGAGCACGTCACATCGTGCAACAGCGATGGCGTCGACGGCATTCTCAACCTGTTGGGCGAACATTACAGCAAGCGGCCACCGGCTGACGCCGATACGCAGGCCTACATCGACCTCATTGCCGCGCTTGCTGCGGCCGACGTTGGGGGCTGTGTCTCGGTCAAACCCTCACAGATCGGCCTCGATGTCGGTGTCGACGTCTTCGAGGAGAACCTCGCGTCGATTGTCGAAGCTGGCCAACAACACGACCGGTTCGTCTGGATCGATATGGAAGACCACACGACGACCGACGTGACACTCGATGCCTTCGAGACTCACGCCATCGGGACTGACGGCGATGTCGGGCTCTGCGTCCAGGCGAATCTCAAGCGCACGCGTGAGGATATCGAACGGCTTGCGGAACTGCCGGGGAAAATCCGCTTTGTCAAGGGGGCCTACGATGAGCCCGCCGAGATCGCACACAAAAGCAAGGAGGCAGTAAACACGGCCTACAAGGAGCTCCTCGAGTTCGCGTTCCGAGAGTTCGACGATGGGATCGCAGTCGGCAGTCACGATCCAGCCATGATCGACCATGCGGCCGAGCTCCATGCGGAGTACGGCACCGACTACGAGGTCCAGATGCTGATGGGGGTCCGAGAGGCCGCCCAGCGAGAGCTCGCAGCCGACGGGGTGCCGACCTACCAGTACATCCCGTACGGCGACAAATGGATGTCGTACTTCTACCGTCGACTCCGCGAACGGAAGGAAAACGCGTTGTTCGCATTCAGAGCTATCGTCGGCAAGTAA
- a CDS encoding IS5-like element ISHla2 family transposase, with protein sequence MKTLPKSQILRFTEKAIHLARRAVSRYSSKFSKHRYTLPQHVVLLCLKVRKNTTYRGLLDELIEMPRIRQALGLTELPTPSTLCKAFNRLDMAVWRVVLTLSATLLPTSGIVGVDASGFDRSHASKHYTKRAELTIQQLKVTLLVDTKVNAILDLHVTTTRKHDSQIAPSLVKRNPETIDILLGDKGYDDQKIRRLARHHEVRPLIKHREFTSLHKAWNARLDADLYGQRSQSETVNSTLKRKYGAFVRSRQWWKQFRELVLRCLVHNIDRAL encoded by the coding sequence ATGAAGACCCTCCCGAAGTCGCAGATTCTCCGTTTTACTGAGAAGGCGATCCACCTAGCACGCCGAGCAGTCTCTCGATACTCCTCGAAGTTTTCTAAACACCGCTATACACTCCCGCAGCACGTTGTTCTACTGTGTCTCAAAGTTCGGAAGAACACGACCTATCGTGGTCTGCTTGACGAACTGATCGAGATGCCACGCATTCGTCAAGCTCTTGGATTAACTGAACTACCTACGCCATCAACGCTCTGTAAGGCGTTCAATCGGCTTGATATGGCTGTATGGCGTGTTGTATTGACTCTCTCAGCGACGCTACTTCCGACGAGTGGAATCGTTGGAGTTGATGCGTCAGGGTTCGACCGCAGTCACGCCTCAAAACATTACACGAAACGGGCTGAACTCACGATTCAGCAGCTCAAAGTGACGCTGTTGGTAGATACGAAAGTGAACGCAATTCTCGATCTGCACGTGACGACGACACGAAAACACGATAGTCAGATCGCTCCATCGTTGGTCAAACGCAACCCCGAGACCATCGACATTCTGCTCGGTGACAAAGGCTACGACGACCAGAAGATCAGACGACTTGCCCGTCACCACGAGGTTCGGCCACTGATTAAGCATCGTGAGTTCACATCTCTCCACAAGGCATGGAACGCACGCTTAGACGCTGATCTCTACGGACAGAGAAGTCAATCAGAGACGGTCAACTCAACGCTCAAACGAAAGTACGGTGCCTTCGTTCGCTCCCGACAATGGTGGAAACAGTTCCGTGAACTCGTTCTTAGATGTCTTGTCCACAATATCGACCGAGCCCTCTAA
- a CDS encoding ParB N-terminal domain-containing protein: MELHDKHVNLQGFQQSQRYLFAVHNKINRLDISQLVLSYSQPLIRRYFTMITEYRYQSQFKNKQIHPRQRYYTRPDTIQKLIAPEPSFSVANSGEIHGGQWDTEAEDFDEYRIYHSLKKRFERGWEWDRTRQLEHAKQLIRSGESCWHGCSSMQDLRSRCSYLDDLYKTIKENGYTPQSELTVDRGENASFYPPTLREISVAVGRDGDLVLLDGRHRLSIAKILDIDQIPIQIAVVHAEWDGGLPEDVSHRKSHSATN; encoded by the coding sequence ATGGAATTACACGACAAACATGTAAATCTTCAAGGATTTCAACAGAGCCAACGCTATCTATTTGCCGTCCATAATAAAATAAATAGGTTGGACATATCACAGCTGGTACTATCTTATTCACAACCGTTAATCCGGCGCTATTTTACCATGATTACCGAGTACAGATATCAGAGTCAGTTCAAGAACAAACAGATACATCCGCGACAGAGATACTATACCCGCCCCGATACTATTCAGAAACTGATTGCTCCTGAGCCGTCGTTCTCGGTCGCCAATTCGGGTGAAATACACGGCGGCCAGTGGGATACGGAGGCAGAAGACTTCGACGAGTATCGCATCTACCACTCACTGAAGAAACGATTTGAACGGGGATGGGAGTGGGATCGAACGAGGCAACTGGAGCATGCGAAACAACTCATTCGATCCGGTGAATCGTGCTGGCACGGGTGTAGCTCCATGCAAGATTTGCGAAGCCGATGTTCCTATCTCGATGACCTCTACAAGACAATCAAAGAAAACGGATACACGCCTCAATCTGAGCTCACAGTTGACCGAGGCGAAAACGCGAGTTTCTACCCGCCCACACTGCGTGAAATCAGTGTCGCCGTTGGAAGAGATGGTGACCTAGTGCTGCTGGATGGCCGCCATCGCTTGTCGATTGCGAAAATACTGGACATTGATCAAATCCCGATACAGATAGCGGTCGTCCACGCCGAGTGGGATGGGGGCCTACCGGAGGATGTCTCTCACAGAAAATCACACTCTGCAACCAACTAA